The genome window GCAGCTGCCTCAGCACATATTGGAGGATGCCGCCATGTCGGTAGTATTGCACCTCCTGAGGCGTGTCTATGCGGGCAATCACCCGAAACTCTTTATGGCCTCCATCCTCTGCGGTAGCCCGTACAGTGAGCTCTCGGCCATGGGCGAAGCCGGTAGCAATGGCTTCACGCAAACCCAAAATATCGTAGTGCTCTCGACCCGTGAGCCCTAAGCTCGCTGCGCTCTCGTCTTGGCGATACTGGATGGGAAGAATACCCATGCCCACGAGGTTGGAGCGATGGATGCGCTCGAAGCTCTCGGCCAACACGGCGCGAACGCCTTGAAGATAGGGGCCTTTGGCGGCCCAGTCGCGGCTCGACCCAGAGCCATACTCTTTACCGGCAAGCACAATGAGTGGCGTGCCATCCTGCTTATAGCGCATAGCCGCGTCGTAGATGGTCATCACCTCACCGGTGGGGAAGTAGATGGTAACGCCTCCCTCGGTGCCAGGCACCAAGAGATTTTTGATGCGTACGTTCGCAAAAGTTCCCCGCACCATGACCTCATCATGACCGCGGCGCGCCCCATAAGAGTTGAAATCGGCCGGGTCTACCCCGCGTTCAATCAAATAGCGCCCCGCGGGAGAGGTGGGTTTAATGGAGCCAGCTGGGGAGATGTGATCGGTTGTGATGCTATCCCCAAACATCGCCAGAACTCTCGCACCGCGGATATCCTCCACCGTTTCCGGTGCCTCGCGCGGCATGTTGTCGAAGTAGGGTGGGTTCTTGATGTAGGTGGAGTTCGGATCCCAAGAGAAGAGGGCGCCGCGTGGCGAATCGATTCGGTTCCAGTTCTCATCCCCTTTGAAAACATCGGCGTAGTTTTCTCGGAACATCTCGGCTCGCACCGCCTTCTCTATCGTTTCAGCCACCTCCTGCTGTGTCGGCCAGATATGGCGCAAGAAGACTGGATTGCCCTCCTTATCCTCGCCTAGTGGGTCGTTGTATGGATCGAAATCCATATGTCCAGCCAGCGCGTAGGCCACAACCAGTGGAGGCGACATCAGGTAGTTCGCACGCACTTCAGGCTGAATACGTCCCTCAAAGTTGCGATTTCCCGAAAGCACCGAACAGACCACCAGTTTGCCTTCCTCAATAGCACGACTTACCTCGGGCAGCAGCGGCCCGGAGTTGCCAATGCAGGTGGTGCAACCGTAACCTACCGTAGCGAAACGAAGCTGCTCGAGATAGGGCAGCAGGCCTGCCTGCTCTAGATAACGGGTGACCACACGGCTGCCCGGCGCCAAAGAGGTTTTGACCCAAGGCTTAGACTCTAGGCCCAGCTCCACGGCCTTTTTTGCCAAAAGGCCAGCGGCGATCATCACGGAGGGGTTGGAG of Chthonomonas calidirosea T49 contains these proteins:
- the acnA gene encoding aconitate hydratase AcnA, translated to MKNSFNARTTLRVGDRTYTYYRLETLAQHGIDLTKLPYSLKILLENLLRHEDGITVTAEDILALARWRPDAVPEREIAFRPARVLLQDFTGVPCLVDLASMREAMARFGGDPSKVNPLLPVELVIDHSVQVDYFGRKDALPLNVAKEFERNRERYAFLKWGQSAFQNFKVVPPSTGIVHQVNLEYLARVVFADARPDGTVMAYPDTLVGTDSHTTMINGLGVLGWGVGGIEAEAAMLGQPVSMLIPQVVGFRLVNALPEGATATDLVLTVTEMLRKKGVVGKFVEFYGPGLASLPLADRATVGNMAPEYGATCGIFPIDKESLRYLRMSGRSEEQIALVEAYMKEQGLFHSFDAPEALYSETLELDLNTVEPSIAGPRRPQDRIPLSNAKKAWEQALPSLLGPGTASNGATALATRVKVETDKATYELSHGSVVIAAITSCTNTSNPSVMIAAGLLAKKAVELGLESKPWVKTSLAPGSRVVTRYLEQAGLLPYLEQLRFATVGYGCTTCIGNSGPLLPEVSRAIEEGKLVVCSVLSGNRNFEGRIQPEVRANYLMSPPLVVAYALAGHMDFDPYNDPLGEDKEGNPVFLRHIWPTQQEVAETIEKAVRAEMFRENYADVFKGDENWNRIDSPRGALFSWDPNSTYIKNPPYFDNMPREAPETVEDIRGARVLAMFGDSITTDHISPAGSIKPTSPAGRYLIERGVDPADFNSYGARRGHDEVMVRGTFANVRIKNLLVPGTEGGVTIYFPTGEVMTIYDAAMRYKQDGTPLIVLAGKEYGSGSSRDWAAKGPYLQGVRAVLAESFERIHRSNLVGMGILPIQYRQDESAASLGLTGREHYDILGLREAIATGFAHGRELTVRATAEDGGHKEFRVIARIDTPQEVQYYRHGGILQYVLRQLLETA